Proteins from a single region of Deltaproteobacteria bacterium:
- a CDS encoding ferritin family protein, whose translation MKEKAVENLKIAVRTEIKGYNFYITASNTLKDEHGKTVFRHLAKEELEHINVLTAIGKSLEIGGNWLAYKDAVALDFGKSSAPIFMEENELTKRLKENPTELNAVTIAMGAEEKAVDFYSGLLKAAREPDEKTVLGKILDMEKNHLKLLRWERESVIHTGFWADFIEFNLEKELE comes from the coding sequence ATGAAGGAAAAGGCTGTAGAGAATCTTAAAATAGCAGTCCGCACAGAAATTAAAGGCTATAACTTCTATATTACTGCCTCTAATACCCTGAAGGATGAACATGGCAAAACTGTCTTCCGCCATCTTGCCAAGGAAGAGCTTGAACATATAAACGTATTAACAGCGATAGGCAAGTCATTAGAAATCGGCGGCAACTGGCTTGCATATAAGGATGCTGTTGCGTTGGATTTTGGCAAAAGCAGCGCCCCTATATTTATGGAAGAGAATGAACTTACAAAAAGATTAAAAGAGAATCCAACCGAATTAAATGCCGTAACAATTGCTATGGGGGCAGAAGAAAAAGCTGTGGATTTTTATTCAGGACTTCTTAAGGCCGCACGCGAACCTGATGAAAAGACTGTCCTCGGAAAGATCCTTGATATGGAAAAAAACCACCTCAAACTTTTAAGATGGGAAAGAGAGTCTGTTATCCATACCGGCTTCTGGGCTGATTTCATAGAATTTAATTTAGAAAAGGAATTGGAATAA
- a CDS encoding sigma-54 dependent transcriptional regulator encodes MLNPNILIVDDESSMRFFLAEAMKKEGYSFATAPSGEEALEIYKKEAFPIAILDIKMPGISGIETFERMKHINPDVIAILITAHGLKDIPMELLNRGIYDYFTKPFDIKELRVVIKRAVERWKLKMEVKELHSSLEEKYSFEGIIGTSRKIKEVFNLMEKVKDVDINVLITGESGTGKELVAKTLHYMGARKHGPFVEVGCIAIPDTLLEAELFGYEKGAFTGAHRQKAGRIEIADRGTLFLDEVGDLSPSTQTKLLRITQEKTFTRIGGTMQITVDFRLIAATNKDLAKEVKDGRFREDLYYRLNVVSINLPPLRERREDIPLLASHFIDKYNISFNKNIKGLSSGAMALFMDYNWSGNIRELENVIQRGMVLAEGETIAADVAVRMLSKEAGVEDMEMSLRSKTGRITEVAEKEMIKDALVKTRWKKGETAIILNISRKSLYNKMKKYGLLKET; translated from the coding sequence GTGCTTAACCCCAACATACTCATTGTAGACGATGAATCCAGCATGAGATTTTTTCTGGCCGAGGCTATGAAAAAGGAAGGCTATTCCTTTGCAACAGCCCCGTCAGGCGAAGAGGCGCTGGAGATATATAAAAAAGAGGCCTTCCCAATTGCTATACTTGATATAAAAATGCCGGGCATAAGCGGCATTGAAACATTTGAAAGGATGAAGCATATAAACCCCGATGTAATAGCCATACTCATTACAGCCCACGGTCTCAAGGATATTCCGATGGAACTCCTTAATAGGGGGATATACGACTACTTTACAAAGCCTTTTGATATAAAGGAGTTACGTGTTGTCATTAAAAGGGCTGTTGAGAGATGGAAATTAAAAATGGAGGTTAAGGAGCTTCATTCAAGCCTTGAAGAGAAATACAGCTTTGAAGGGATTATTGGAACGAGCCGTAAGATAAAAGAGGTTTTTAATCTTATGGAAAAAGTTAAGGATGTGGACATAAATGTTCTTATAACAGGCGAGAGCGGAACAGGAAAAGAATTGGTTGCAAAAACCCTTCATTATATGGGCGCAAGAAAGCATGGGCCTTTTGTAGAGGTAGGCTGTATTGCAATACCTGACACCTTGCTGGAGGCGGAGTTGTTCGGCTATGAAAAGGGGGCGTTCACAGGCGCGCACAGGCAAAAGGCAGGCAGGATAGAAATTGCTGACAGAGGAACGCTTTTCCTGGACGAGGTAGGCGACCTGTCTCCGTCTACCCAGACAAAGCTTTTAAGAATAACACAGGAAAAGACATTCACAAGGATTGGCGGGACAATGCAGATTACTGTGGATTTTCGCCTTATAGCAGCCACAAATAAGGATTTGGCAAAGGAGGTTAAAGACGGCAGATTCAGGGAAGACCTTTATTATCGTTTAAATGTAGTTTCCATTAACCTTCCGCCGCTGCGGGAGAGGAGAGAAGATATTCCACTGCTTGCAAGCCACTTTATAGATAAATACAACATATCGTTTAATAAGAATATAAAAGGTCTGTCTTCCGGGGCTATGGCGCTTTTTATGGATTATAACTGGTCCGGCAATATAAGAGAACTTGAGAATGTAATCCAGCGCGGCATGGTGCTGGCAGAAGGAGAGACCATAGCTGCTGATGTTGCGGTGAGGATGTTGAGTAAAGAAGCCGGGGTTGAAGATATGGAGATGTCCTTACGGTCAAAGACAGGACGCATAACAGAAGTGGCTGAAAAAGAGATGATAAAAGACGCCCTCGTCAAAACAAGGTGGAAAAAGGGAGAGACGGCAATAATTTTAAATATAAGCAGAAAGAGCCTTTATAATAAAATGAAAAAATATGGACTGCTGAAAGAGACCTGA
- a CDS encoding type II secretion system F family protein, translating to MPFFSYRARNRTGVLVTGRMEAATRTAAETNIDRMGLIPLSVKPAKKSIELPDINLLFQTITPQDTILFSRQLATLFTAGIPLTRALFTLETQLSNKKLTNIIKTVREDVEGGATFAQALKKHPHIFDETYYSMVEAGEAGGILDSILDRLAAMKERIQEINSKVKSATLYPKIVVAAILIAVIILMTFVVPKFARLYSNFNVPLPLPTRILIAMSNFFSSYWYLAAIAAILPIVIFKWYTKTDAGHYNWDKWKLNIPIFGPFSQKATMSRFARVFGSLYKSGLPILQSLDIVSRVTDNRLISRAVKDIEIDIRSGKSLSELMEQSRLFPPMVVQMVRVGEETGALDEMLEKVAQYYDQEVDYTVKNLTTSLEPILLTVIFGMVLFLALAIFLPMWDIVSIVKR from the coding sequence ATGCCATTCTTTTCATACAGGGCAAGAAACAGGACAGGGGTATTGGTTACAGGCAGGATGGAGGCTGCAACCAGGACTGCGGCTGAAACCAATATCGACAGGATGGGGCTTATACCCCTATCTGTCAAGCCTGCAAAAAAATCCATTGAACTCCCTGACATAAACCTTCTCTTTCAGACTATAACCCCGCAGGACACCATTCTCTTCAGCCGGCAGTTGGCTACATTATTCACTGCCGGCATTCCTTTAACAAGAGCGCTGTTCACTCTGGAAACCCAACTCAGCAATAAGAAATTAACAAATATCATAAAAACCGTCAGAGAGGATGTTGAAGGCGGGGCTACATTCGCGCAGGCCTTAAAAAAACATCCGCATATCTTTGATGAAACATATTACAGCATGGTAGAGGCCGGCGAGGCTGGCGGTATACTGGACAGTATCCTCGATAGATTGGCCGCCATGAAGGAAAGGATACAGGAGATAAATTCAAAGGTTAAGTCCGCAACGCTTTATCCCAAAATAGTTGTCGCGGCTATTTTGATAGCCGTAATTATACTTATGACATTTGTTGTTCCAAAGTTTGCAAGGCTATATTCAAATTTCAATGTGCCTCTGCCGCTTCCCACAAGGATTCTGATTGCAATGTCAAATTTCTTTTCATCATATTGGTATCTGGCAGCCATTGCCGCTATTCTCCCCATTGTAATCTTCAAATGGTATACAAAGACCGATGCAGGCCATTACAATTGGGATAAATGGAAGCTTAACATACCAATCTTCGGCCCTTTTTCACAGAAGGCTACCATGTCCAGATTTGCAAGGGTGTTTGGCTCGCTTTATAAAAGCGGGCTGCCAATACTCCAGTCCCTTGATATAGTGTCAAGGGTGACTGATAACAGGCTTATATCCAGGGCAGTAAAGGATATAGAGATAGACATAAGGTCTGGAAAGAGCTTGTCTGAGTTAATGGAGCAAAGCCGTCTTTTCCCCCCGATGGTTGTACAGATGGTTCGGGTTGGCGAGGAGACAGGCGCTCTTGATGAGATGCTGGAAAAGGTTGCCCAGTATTATGATCAGGAGGTTGATTATACTGTAAAAAACCTGACCACAAGCCTTGAGCCCATCCTCCTCACCGTTATATTCGGCATGGTTTTATTTCTGGCGCTTGCCATATTCCTTCCTATGTGGGACATAGTAAGTATTGTGAAGAGATGA
- a CDS encoding ferritin-like domain-containing protein: MSKKIIDALNLDRAFELAAIVQYMGHHYEAEGLESPAVIDIFKKTSIDEMKHAEMLAEKIVYLGGVPVQKPTEVIRGGELKKMIKDDLAAENGAIKRYKEHIKLCEKEGDPATRLMLEQILSDEEDHADTWETTLGIRK; encoded by the coding sequence ATGAGCAAAAAGATTATAGATGCGTTAAATCTGGACAGGGCATTTGAGTTGGCCGCTATTGTCCAGTATATGGGGCATCACTATGAGGCAGAGGGGCTTGAAAGTCCGGCAGTGATTGATATATTCAAGAAAACCTCCATTGATGAAATGAAACATGCTGAGATGCTGGCAGAGAAGATTGTATATCTTGGAGGCGTTCCGGTGCAGAAGCCTACTGAGGTGATAAGGGGCGGAGAGCTTAAAAAGATGATAAAGGATGACCTTGCCGCGGAAAACGGCGCTATAAAGCGGTATAAGGAACATATCAAGCTGTGTGAAAAAGAGGGCGATCCGGCAACAAGGCTTATGCTGGAACAGATACTCTCTGACGAAGAAGACCATGCCGACACATGGGAGACAACCCTGGGGATACGAAAGTAA
- a CDS encoding geranylgeranyl reductase family protein, translating to MLYDVIVAGLGPGGATCAYELALNGLNVLAFDKEKFPRYKPCGGCLSLKVEKVLPFDFKSVAEDITYGVIFTYRSKRHIPVISQRPIGYNVNRDRFDNLLKEKAKEAGAAVREGERVTGIEECGDYVNVKTSGGIYRARILIGADGANSIVSRDVLGLSPKMCAVAIEAEVPFEEERLAELRGRLFIDFGCIPHGYGWIFPKGKNLSVGIAGLSHKVKGRVKEYFGDFVKREKSLSGLNINDMHGWTIPFFHDTKQKIAKGRVLAVGDAAHLVDPFLGEGIYYAIRSAQIAAKVVSEKIRDDKIDLSRYEEVMAAELYPELSAAANLGNIVYAYPVLWYEILESEPLLMEKYYNVIRGEERYEDFYAEIVSRIEAMPWRLVVRWLKGIFGLESRG from the coding sequence ATGCTATACGATGTCATCGTAGCCGGCCTTGGTCCAGGCGGCGCAACCTGCGCATATGAGCTTGCCCTGAATGGGTTGAATGTCCTCGCCTTTGACAAAGAAAAATTTCCAAGGTACAAGCCATGCGGTGGATGCCTGTCATTAAAGGTTGAGAAGGTTCTGCCATTTGACTTCAAATCCGTTGCAGAGGATATCACCTACGGCGTTATTTTTACCTACAGATCAAAAAGACACATCCCTGTCATATCCCAGAGACCAATCGGCTATAATGTAAACAGAGATAGATTTGACAACCTTTTAAAGGAAAAGGCAAAAGAGGCCGGCGCTGCTGTCAGGGAAGGAGAAAGGGTAACAGGCATTGAAGAATGCGGCGATTACGTAAATGTTAAAACCTCCGGGGGAATATATAGGGCAAGGATTTTGATAGGCGCTGATGGAGCCAATAGTATTGTCAGCAGGGATGTGTTGGGGCTTAGCCCAAAGATGTGCGCTGTGGCCATTGAGGCTGAGGTCCCTTTTGAAGAGGAAAGACTGGCAGAACTAAGAGGAAGGCTTTTTATAGATTTCGGCTGTATACCTCATGGATACGGATGGATTTTTCCTAAAGGCAAGAATCTCTCAGTAGGTATTGCCGGCCTCTCTCATAAGGTAAAAGGTAGGGTAAAAGAATATTTTGGCGATTTTGTTAAAAGAGAAAAGAGTCTTTCCGGCCTGAATATAAATGACATGCACGGATGGACAATACCATTTTTTCATGATACAAAACAGAAGATAGCAAAAGGAAGGGTTTTAGCAGTCGGCGATGCAGCCCATCTGGTTGACCCGTTTTTAGGCGAGGGCATATACTATGCTATAAGAAGCGCCCAGATTGCCGCAAAGGTCGTATCAGAAAAGATAAGGGATGATAAAATTGATTTAAGCCGGTATGAGGAAGTAATGGCAGCAGAACTGTACCCGGAACTATCGGCAGCTGCTAATCTGGGGAATATTGTCTATGCTTATCCAGTGTTGTGGTATGAAATATTGGAATCCGAACCATTGCTTATGGAAAAATATTATAATGTTATAAGAGGGGAAGAAAGGTATGAAGATTTTTATGCAGAGATAGTATCCAGGATTGAGGCAATGCCGTGGAGACTCGTTGTCAGATGGCTGAAAGGAATTTTCGGGTTAGAAAGCAGGGGTTAG
- a CDS encoding SAM-dependent methyltransferase, whose amino-acid sequence MSDNFSGHPELISEIKRRIQEKEKITFAEFMDTALYWSDKGYYTSGRARWGKEGDYLTNVDISPVFGRLIAIQLKEMWEIMGSPMLFTIVEAGAGGGGLSFQISRTIKELFKEFYSAVEFKLVDINPALIKDLIEKDRREEFSCHSAIEEIEPGITGCIISNELIDAFPIHRVIEADGLKEIYVYVEDSGFTETVGDLSDPAISAYLERLGIRLLHGQTAEVNLRAMNWIKKAGALIDKGFVVTIDYGLPAKELFHPDRGGGIQCYYRHTMSDNPYQRVGYQDITSKVDFTSLALAGREAGLEVTGFTTQFYFLTGIGVWNELKEVAEIGINDIDTLKWNQGIKELALPGGMGDDFKVLIQHKGVENPALKCLSFKDLKYTL is encoded by the coding sequence GTGTCTGATAACTTCTCTGGTCATCCTGAGCTCATTTCTGAAATAAAAAGACGGATACAGGAAAAAGAAAAGATAACCTTTGCCGAATTTATGGATACTGCCCTTTACTGGTCTGACAAGGGATATTATACCTCCGGCCGCGCAAGATGGGGAAAAGAAGGCGATTATCTTACGAATGTTGACATAAGCCCTGTATTCGGCAGGCTGATTGCAATACAGCTTAAAGAGATGTGGGAGATAATGGGTTCTCCCATGCTGTTTACAATCGTTGAGGCCGGCGCTGGAGGTGGAGGGCTTTCATTTCAGATAAGCAGAACAATCAAGGAGTTGTTCAAGGAATTTTACAGCGCTGTTGAGTTTAAGCTTGTTGATATAAATCCTGCCCTGATAAAAGACCTGATAGAAAAAGACCGGAGAGAAGAGTTTTCATGCCATTCTGCCATTGAAGAGATAGAGCCAGGTATCACAGGCTGTATTATCTCCAATGAGCTTATTGACGCATTCCCTATCCATCGCGTTATTGAGGCAGACGGTTTAAAGGAAATCTATGTCTATGTGGAGGACAGCGGGTTTACAGAAACAGTCGGAGATCTGTCAGACCCTGCAATCAGCGCATACCTTGAAAGGCTTGGGATAAGGCTTCTGCATGGGCAGACCGCAGAGGTAAATCTAAGGGCAATGAACTGGATTAAAAAAGCTGGCGCATTGATTGATAAGGGATTTGTTGTTACAATTGACTACGGTCTTCCCGCAAAAGAACTCTTTCATCCAGATAGGGGCGGGGGCATCCAATGTTATTACAGACACACAATGAGCGATAACCCTTATCAGAGGGTCGGCTATCAGGATATAACATCAAAGGTTGATTTTACAAGCCTCGCATTAGCAGGCAGAGAGGCCGGTTTGGAGGTTACCGGATTCACGACACAGTTTTATTTCCTTACGGGGATCGGGGTGTGGAACGAATTGAAAGAAGTAGCGGAAATCGGCATCAATGATATAGATACATTGAAATGGAATCAAGGGATTAAGGAACTGGCGCTTCCGGGAGGCATGGGGGACGATTTCAAGGTTCTCATCCAGCATAAAGGCGTAGAAAATCCGGCGCTTAAATGCCTAAGTTTCAAGGATTTGAAATATACGCTGTAA
- a CDS encoding ATPase, T2SS/T4P/T4SS family yields the protein MAVIKKVKKIGEILVDAGLITNAQLEDALNVSKRTGARLGRTLVNIGVVTEEGIAHALAHQFNIPYVSLSGVIIEPQIIKLIPEALARRYKVIPFTKEGNAIRVAMFDPLDVFATDDLKKVSGCQILPSVATERDIQRAIDQYYGAAGSIEEIAGHIEGAEIELLKGEEDMPEKLERIAGKASVIQLVNLIISQAVAERASDIHIEPSGLRTEAGGRDEDILRVRMRVDGVLHEMSNLPLKLHPAVLSRVKILGGLDIAEKRLPQDGRFNIKVGNSDIDIRLSTLPIIFGEKAVMRLLDKTSLLLKLEELTPFPDTLEILKKMVKKPFGMILLTGPTGSGKTTTAYTILSMINSIDKNIVTVEDPVEYKLKIINQVQVNTKVGITFANALRHILRQDPDIVMIGEIRDRETAEIAIHAALTGHLVISTIHTNNAVGTITRLIDMGIEPFLISSAITCLVGQRLIRGICQKCKVSYQPSPNMLKELGIPAAEKIPSFYKGQGCAACKGSGLKGRLGIFETLLINEDIRKLILEKSDAGKILEASIKHGFKTLRHEGIRAVLNGYTTIEEVLQATQEIE from the coding sequence ATGGCCGTAATAAAGAAGGTTAAAAAAATAGGCGAGATTCTGGTTGACGCTGGTCTCATTACAAACGCACAGCTTGAAGATGCCTTAAATGTAAGCAAAAGGACAGGCGCCAGGCTCGGCAGGACATTAGTCAATATAGGCGTTGTAACTGAGGAAGGCATTGCCCATGCGCTTGCCCATCAATTTAATATCCCGTATGTATCATTAAGCGGGGTAATTATAGAGCCTCAGATTATTAAACTTATACCAGAGGCCCTGGCCAGAAGATACAAGGTTATCCCGTTTACAAAAGAGGGAAATGCCATCAGGGTGGCAATGTTTGACCCCCTGGATGTATTCGCCACGGATGACCTTAAGAAGGTCAGCGGTTGTCAGATATTGCCTTCTGTGGCAACAGAACGTGATATTCAAAGGGCCATTGACCAGTATTACGGAGCGGCAGGCTCTATAGAAGAGATAGCGGGGCACATTGAAGGCGCAGAGATAGAACTTCTCAAGGGCGAGGAGGATATGCCGGAGAAGCTTGAAAGGATTGCCGGCAAGGCATCTGTTATCCAGCTTGTAAACCTTATAATATCTCAGGCCGTAGCAGAAAGGGCAAGCGATATACATATAGAGCCAAGCGGATTACGAACTGAGGCTGGAGGCCGGGATGAGGACATTTTAAGAGTGAGGATGAGGGTGGACGGTGTTCTGCATGAGATGAGCAATCTTCCTCTTAAACTGCATCCTGCTGTTTTGTCCAGGGTAAAGATACTTGGCGGATTGGATATTGCTGAAAAAAGGCTTCCCCAGGACGGAAGGTTTAATATCAAGGTCGGCAACAGCGATATTGATATACGTCTTTCTACGCTTCCCATCATATTTGGGGAAAAGGCTGTTATGCGGCTATTGGACAAAACCTCGCTTCTCTTAAAACTTGAGGAATTGACCCCTTTCCCTGACACATTAGAGATATTAAAAAAGATGGTTAAAAAGCCGTTTGGCATGATACTCCTTACAGGTCCTACAGGAAGCGGCAAGACAACAACCGCCTATACTATCCTCTCCATGATAAACTCCATAGACAAAAACATTGTGACTGTGGAGGATCCGGTGGAGTATAAACTGAAAATAATAAATCAGGTTCAGGTAAACACCAAGGTCGGCATAACTTTTGCAAATGCCCTGCGCCATATCCTGAGACAGGATCCTGATATTGTAATGATAGGAGAAATAAGGGACAGGGAAACCGCAGAGATTGCCATACATGCGGCGCTCACAGGGCATCTCGTCATATCAACCATACATACCAATAATGCGGTAGGGACAATAACCCGCCTCATTGATATGGGCATAGAGCCGTTCCTTATATCTTCTGCTATCACCTGTCTTGTCGGACAGAGGTTGATAAGGGGGATATGCCAAAAATGCAAGGTTTCTTATCAGCCTTCACCGAATATGCTTAAAGAACTGGGCATCCCTGCTGCAGAGAAGATTCCATCATTTTACAAAGGTCAGGGGTGCGCTGCATGCAAAGGGAGCGGGCTCAAAGGCCGTCTTGGAATTTTTGAGACTCTATTGATAAATGAAGACATCAGAAAATTGATATTAGAGAAAAGCGACGCCGGCAAAATATTAGAGGCATCAATAAAACACGGTTTCAAGACGCTGCGGCATGAGGGCATAAGGGCTGTTTTAAACGGATACACAACAATAGAAGAGGTTTTGCAGGCAACGCAGGAGATAGAATAG
- a CDS encoding cytochrome b5 domain-containing protein, with amino-acid sequence MEKKFSRKDIEKFDGKEGRPAYIAYNGIVYDVTDNLYWIDGNHFESHSASVDLTSEIDNAPHGEEVFEGVVKVGILED; translated from the coding sequence ATGGAAAAAAAGTTCTCCAGAAAAGATATAGAAAAGTTTGACGGCAAAGAGGGAAGGCCTGCCTATATAGCGTATAACGGTATTGTGTACGATGTAACTGATAACCTATACTGGATAGATGGCAATCATTTTGAATCCCACTCGGCCAGTGTTGATTTAACTTCTGAGATTGACAATGCCCCCCACGGAGAAGAGGTATTTGAGGGTGTTGTTAAGGTCGGCATACTGGAAGACTGA
- a CDS encoding ATP-binding protein, with translation MEKWLSKKNVRLSLYFFMPVFFASFAIGLGLTIIEAMDRLLPAGTILSSHRQDIEYLRWYVKVATLGGAAIAVITGLLIAFALNRPLKRLEDTLKKIAAGNIEELNLDITNEFVSLSKTFNTAISTIKQRLLTAKDSASDEAVHGLERLERLAVLGGISAIIAHEIKNPLASIKGLTQLMAEKAGMDSDAIKYISVMLEEIDRLNKVADNLLYLAKPSKEDYRYCDIRQLLDKVAAKALHAIDKKVEILKDSDKAPVEIWMDSDRLERAFLNLMINALQSTLENKGQDSGGAVAITVAKYGDTVFVKITNKGSFIPAQGREQIFEPFYTTKGRGTGLGLAVAKHIISSHGGDIRVESNEEETTFIVELPLTSPSLDGRGQGEGFHRA, from the coding sequence ATGGAAAAATGGCTGTCAAAGAAAAATGTCAGGCTGAGTCTGTATTTTTTCATGCCTGTATTTTTTGCCTCTTTTGCAATAGGACTCGGTCTTACAATAATTGAGGCAATGGACAGGCTTCTGCCGGCAGGCACTATCCTGTCATCTCATAGGCAGGATATTGAATATCTGCGCTGGTATGTAAAGGTGGCAACCCTCGGAGGCGCTGCAATTGCTGTTATTACAGGTCTTTTAATTGCATTTGCCTTAAACAGGCCGCTTAAGAGGCTGGAGGATACATTAAAAAAGATTGCCGCGGGAAACATAGAGGAATTAAACTTAGACATCACAAATGAGTTTGTCTCTTTAAGCAAAACCTTTAATACCGCTATTTCAACCATAAAACAACGTCTCTTAACGGCAAAGGACAGCGCATCCGATGAAGCGGTTCATGGCTTGGAAAGATTAGAAAGATTGGCTGTGCTTGGCGGAATATCAGCCATAATCGCCCATGAAATAAAAAATCCGCTTGCATCCATAAAGGGGCTGACCCAGCTTATGGCTGAGAAGGCGGGCATGGACAGCGATGCAATAAAATACATATCTGTAATGCTTGAGGAAATAGACCGCCTGAACAAGGTGGCAGATAATCTTCTTTATCTTGCAAAACCTTCTAAAGAGGACTACAGATACTGCGATATAAGGCAGCTTTTAGACAAGGTTGCGGCTAAGGCGCTCCATGCAATAGATAAAAAAGTTGAAATATTAAAAGACTCTGATAAAGCGCCGGTAGAGATATGGATGGATAGCGATAGATTGGAAAGGGCGTTTTTAAATCTCATGATAAATGCCCTACAGTCAACCCTTGAAAATAAAGGGCAAGATTCAGGGGGAGCAGTTGCAATTACTGTTGCAAAATATGGAGATACGGTGTTTGTTAAGATAACCAACAAGGGTTCCTTTATCCCTGCACAAGGCAGGGAGCAAATATTTGAGCCTTTTTATACTACGAAAGGCAGGGGAACCGGGCTCGGCCTTGCTGTTGCAAAACATATTATATCATCCCACGGCGGAGATATAAGGGTTGAAAGCAATGAAGAAGAGACAACTTTCATTGTAGAGCTTCCGCTCACATCCCCATCCCTTGACGGGAGGGGGCAGGGGGAGGGTTTTCATCGTGCTTAA